From Solanum lycopersicum chromosome 8, SLM_r2.1, the proteins below share one genomic window:
- the LOC543694 gene encoding homeobox protein ATH1: MAEPLRIIDENFLHTTIVPISFPETVCMNNQNQIMDGHGIPYPFMLQGEAVNTSHGFLNVPNFPRPVDTEAIHNVLPVGRNRIKEYSVSTSYPISNAYADDQYMEGIPISAVSLANLLAARNAMHENPENLAVLAPLSHPTEGQKMDGLDYPNVLNHSFGSYRNYEFDGVSEIGGMVVGRAGSQPFQLTENVNSNTWFSSETASLSSDSPSGSSRFSNDLCLSLTTSQSAVACGTTIRDQCSDISCSGVTNHAFPQRRFDSELTSCNSRNLSLSFGSYKPVYLSQFLTGSRYLRVMQEILSEIAQLSLQNHNLVGYRGNGTENGANTSFALNSDAGRGYAAMSSDDSPDGLMGCEAKKKNLVALLQVVDDQYNQCLDEIHMVISAFHAVTELDPSIHARFALQTISSLYKNLRERISNYILAMGEHFNKGGGERGVEKSFETSFIQKQWALQQLKRKDHQLWRPQRGLPERSVSVLRAWMFQNFLHPYPKDAEKQLLAVKSGLTRSQVSNWFINARVRLWKPMIEEMYAEMNRRKIRAGNEEDHRRNHKIIESHLFTMK; encoded by the exons ATGGCAGAGCCTCTTCGGATTATAGATGAAAATTTTCTTCATACGACTATTGTTCCCATTAGTTTTCCCGAAACAGTTTGTATGAACAATCAAAACCAGATCATGGATGGACATGGAATTCCTTATCCTTTTATGCTGCAAGGTGAAGCCGTAAACACCTCTCATGGTTTTCTAAATGTACCTAATTTTCCTCGACCTGTTGACACTGAAGCAATTCATAATGTGTTGCCGGTTGGGAGAAACAGAATAAAAGAGTATTCAGTGAGTACTTCTTATCCAATCAGTAATGCTTACGCAGATGATCAATATATGGAAGGTATACCAATTTCTGCTGTGTCTCTTGCTAATCTTTTGGCTGCAAGGAACGCTATGCACGAGAATCCTGAAAATTTAGCGGTACTAGCTCCGTTATCACATCCTACAGAAGGCCAGAAAATGGATGGTCTAGACTATCCTAATGTGTTGAATCATTCATTTGGATCCTACAGAAACTATGAGTTTGATGGTGTTTCGGAAATTGGTGGGATGGTTGTAGGACGAGCAGGATCTCAGCCTTTCCAATTAACTGAAAATGTGAATTCAAACACATGGTTCTCATCAGAAACAGCTAGTTTGAGTTCTGATAGTCCCTCTGGATCCTCCCGATTTAGCAACGACCTCTGTCTAAGTCTCACAACATCACAATCTGCTGTTGCATGTGGGACTACTATCCGGGACCAATGCTCGGATATAAGTTGCTCCGGTGTAACCAACCATGCTTTCCCTCAAAGACGCTTTGATTCAGAGTTAACTTCTTGCAACAGCAGAAATCTGTCTTTAAGCTTTGGTTCATACAAACCTGTCTACCTTTCACAATTCTTAACTGGATCAAGATATCTCCGTGTAATGCAAGAAATACTCTCTGAAATTGCTCAGTTATCACTTCAAAATCATAACTTGGTAGGCTATCGAGGAAATGGGACGGAGAATGGTGCAAACACTTCATTTGCTTTGAATTCAGATGCTGGAAGGGGCTATGCAGCCATGAGTTCTGATGATTCACCTGATGGTCTGATGGGTTGTGAAgctaagaaaaagaatctggtaGCTTTGTTGCAAGTG GTTGACGATCAATACAACCAATGCTTAGATGAGATTCATATGGTCATCTCTGCATTTCATGCTGTGACCGAGTTGGATCCTAGTATACATGCTCGTTTCGCCCTTCAAACAATCTCCTCCTTGTACAAAAACCTGAGGGAGAgaataagcaattacattctcgCAATGGGAGAACATTTCAACAAAGGAGGAGGAGAAAGGGGAGTAGAGAAGTCATTTGAAACATCATTCATTCAAAAGCAGTGGGCACTTCAGCAGCTAAAACGAAAAGATCATCAGTTATGGAGGCCACAAAGAGGCTTGCCAGAAAGATCTGTCTCGGTTTTGAGAGCATGGATGTTTCAAAACTTTCTTCACCC ATATCCAAAAGATGCAGAGAAGCAATTGCTAGCAGTAAAAAGTGGATTGACAAGGAGTCAG GTATCGAATTGGTTCATAAATGCTCGAGTTCGTCTATGGAAACCAATGATAGAGGAAATGTATGCTGAGATGAACAGAAGAAAAATTCGTGCTGGAAATGAAGAGGATCATCGAAGAAATCACAAAATTATTGAAAGTCATTTATTTACGATGAAGtga